Proteins co-encoded in one Spirochaetota bacterium genomic window:
- a CDS encoding MBL fold metallo-hydrolase: MKIAEGIYAYIWKGVFENNCNMYYFGEPLNILFDPGLARHLDLRFEAMRQDGISPDDVRTVVSTHSHPDHFEGCEYFMKKGLPVGMLVEEIDFLNEVGPEFFAMFGMKFPSFSFDVRMEEGVWNVNGVNLEVFQTPGHSPGSACIYWKEKKALVCGDLIFKESVGRVDFPGGDPAKLKESIGRMAGLDIEYLLPGHMDMVTGAKSVVRNFELIKQYIFPQI; the protein is encoded by the coding sequence ATGAAAATTGCCGAGGGCATTTACGCCTACATCTGGAAGGGCGTTTTCGAGAACAACTGCAACATGTATTATTTCGGCGAGCCCCTCAATATCCTGTTCGACCCGGGACTCGCGCGCCATCTCGACCTGCGCTTCGAGGCGATGCGCCAGGACGGTATCTCCCCCGACGACGTGCGGACGGTCGTAAGCACCCACTCACATCCGGATCACTTCGAGGGGTGCGAGTATTTCATGAAGAAGGGCCTGCCGGTCGGCATGCTGGTCGAGGAGATCGACTTTTTGAACGAGGTGGGGCCAGAATTTTTCGCGATGTTCGGGATGAAATTTCCTTCCTTCTCGTTTGATGTGCGCATGGAAGAGGGCGTGTGGAACGTGAACGGCGTAAATCTCGAAGTGTTCCAGACACCAGGTCACTCGCCCGGCTCCGCGTGCATATACTGGAAGGAGAAAAAAGCCCTCGTCTGCGGCGACCTCATTTTCAAGGAAAGCGTAGGGCGCGTCGATTTTCCGGGGGGCGATCCCGCGAAGCTGAAGGAAAGCATCGGCAGGATGGCGGGGCTCGACATCGAGTACCTGCTCCCCGGCCACATGGACATGGTCACGGGCGCGAAGTCCGTTGTGCGCAATTTCGAATTGATAAAGCAGTACATCTTCCCGCAGATATAA
- a CDS encoding reactive intermediate/imine deaminase (has endoribonuclease activity on mRNA), with product MKKIITSVTAPPAIGPYSQGTEAGGLIFLSGQLGLDPASKAFAGSTAESQAEQALKNIGAVLEAAGVGYANVVKATVLLTDIADFPSVNAVYAKYFSADFPARSTYAVKALPLGALVEIEVVAYRG from the coding sequence ATGAAAAAGATCATTACCTCGGTAACGGCGCCCCCGGCGATCGGGCCCTATTCGCAGGGCACGGAGGCGGGGGGTCTGATATTTCTGTCCGGCCAATTGGGGCTCGATCCCGCGAGCAAGGCGTTCGCCGGTTCCACGGCCGAGTCCCAGGCGGAACAGGCGCTCAAGAATATCGGCGCGGTGCTTGAAGCGGCCGGGGTTGGGTACGCCAACGTGGTGAAGGCCACCGTATTGCTCACCGATATCGCCGATTTCCCTTCGGTGAACGCCGTCTACGCGAAATACTTTTCCGCCGATTTCCCGGCGCGCTCGACCTACGCGGTAAAGGCGCTTCCCCTGGGGGCGCTGGTCGAGATAGAGGTCGTCGCGTACCGGGGTTAG
- a CDS encoding peptidase U34, which produces MCDTIVAVGAATFDGSVILAKNSDREPNEAQLLYRVPAARFAKGETLRCTFLTIPQARITQEVLISRPFWMWGCEIGVNASGVAIGNEAVFTREPYAKTGLTGMDLMRLALERTSTAQDALVLITDLIAEHGQGGNCGYQHKLFYHNSFIIADKTSAWVLETAGRHWVAKKVRTIGSISNGITIEEDFDLSSKGLEDYARGKGYLKPHENFSFRRAFSDTLITYFSQCKIRQSRTHEMLAAHEGAITPARMMGFLRDHGADPLQRPPHKTSMGTVCMHASFGPLRASQSTSSMVAHLRKDVPVYWATGTSGPCTSTFVPYYLAGRDIAYLDSECGKTFSNRVLWWRHELLHRQALSRYSAWHRELAPHRDTLEAEFISKEGPSYKKHRKATAAGKNALMKFSKECFDKANVAREIWTARLANSGVDRGIPLRYRYFWSSQGRKAAIPL; this is translated from the coding sequence ATGTGTGATACAATCGTAGCCGTGGGCGCGGCGACTTTTGACGGATCGGTCATACTCGCAAAAAACAGCGACCGTGAACCTAACGAGGCCCAACTCCTGTACCGCGTTCCCGCGGCACGGTTTGCGAAGGGGGAAACGCTCCGCTGCACGTTTCTCACCATTCCGCAGGCGCGCATCACCCAGGAGGTGCTTATTAGCCGTCCCTTCTGGATGTGGGGATGCGAGATAGGCGTCAACGCGTCGGGGGTGGCTATCGGTAACGAGGCGGTGTTCACCAGGGAGCCCTACGCAAAGACCGGTCTCACCGGGATGGACCTGATGCGCCTCGCCCTCGAGCGGACCTCGACCGCCCAGGACGCGCTCGTCCTGATCACCGACCTCATCGCGGAACACGGACAGGGAGGCAATTGCGGGTATCAGCACAAGCTCTTCTACCACAATTCGTTCATCATCGCCGACAAGACCTCCGCCTGGGTGCTCGAGACGGCCGGACGACACTGGGTCGCGAAGAAGGTACGCACGATCGGCAGCATTTCGAACGGAATCACGATCGAGGAAGACTTCGATCTCTCGTCCAAAGGGCTCGAAGATTATGCGCGCGGCAAGGGTTACCTCAAACCGCACGAAAATTTCAGTTTTCGCCGCGCCTTCTCCGATACGCTTATCACCTATTTCAGCCAATGTAAAATTCGGCAGTCTCGCACCCACGAAATGCTCGCCGCGCACGAGGGCGCCATCACGCCCGCGCGCATGATGGGATTCCTGCGTGACCACGGTGCGGATCCCCTCCAACGTCCCCCCCATAAAACGTCAATGGGAACGGTGTGCATGCACGCCTCGTTTGGGCCGCTGCGGGCAAGCCAGTCCACCTCTTCGATGGTCGCGCATTTGAGAAAAGACGTGCCGGTCTACTGGGCGACGGGGACCTCAGGTCCCTGCACCTCCACGTTCGTACCCTATTACCTTGCGGGCCGGGATATCGCGTACCTGGACAGCGAGTGCGGAAAGACCTTCTCGAACAGGGTGCTCTGGTGGCGTCACGAGCTCCTGCACCGGCAGGCCCTGTCGCGCTATTCCGCGTGGCACCGGGAATTAGCCCCGCACCGTGACACGCTCGAAGCTGAGTTTATTTCAAAAGAAGGACCTTCATACAAGAAGCACAGGAAGGCGACCGCGGCGGGAAAAAACGCGCTCATGAAATTTTCGAAGGAATGTTTCGACAAGGCAAACGTCGCGCGGGAGATATGGACCGCGCGCCTTGCGAACTCGGGCGTCGATCGCGGGATACCGCTCCGCTACCGGTACTTCTGGTCCTCCCAGGGAAGGAAGGCCGCAATCCCGCTCTGA